A stretch of DNA from Pararge aegeria chromosome W unlocalized genomic scaffold, ilParAegt1.1 SUPER_W_unloc_2, whole genome shotgun sequence:
TACCTTTGCCTCCGCCAATTATTCATCAATCCGACGTGGTTTGGGAATGCCTAAGTGGAGCGAGCTCCCACACTTGCCTAATTACAGTCTGCTTCCCAAACAactgcttttttataaattccgcatcGGGAATATCCTAAAAGTAGTCTACATTGTTCCTCAGCAAGCTGCGGGCTCGACGGCGCCTGCTACGCTCACGCTCAGTCAAATGGTCTTGATGAACATAAACAGTcttagccaacttaaaaatattccaccttaatctgaatattaagatctcacacttcacaatttaattgtaatcaacaataatattgctaaaaggcAATGACTGCAGAATGGCGTCTCAATGGTCTTACAATGATCAATAGAACTCtcaaaatattagcagactACTAATTCGTGCGATCATTGAATTGTCATTGTGCAGCAGACTAGCAAATGTTCATTGGACTGTCAGTGGTCTtccatcggaaaatcataatgacaccataatgacatcattgtgttagcagactaccaaataGGTATGCCAAAATAgacaattatgaagtcactcactgatcgatcactgacacacaattgtaatagcagacttggggcccaggtATACCTCTACACTCCATAGGCCCAGGGCAATAGATAGGATTAAGagcgtagacagagaagtaaattCTCTGTCTACGATTAAGAGTCTGTgagtttttattgatatttgattacctctaccctccatatattTGATAAAGAGGTttatatgcctctaataaaaaactttattattattatatatttttttggtttatttacgaaaaaagtttaacaaaagatTGAATTGTCGTACATTTTTTGCTAACAGAGTTCACAACCGCCCACATCGGTTGTTAGTCAGTAGTATCATAGTACCTATGTCGTCAACTATTAGTAAGTCTGCTTCACAAGACCGTTGTTTTGCTATTTACTTGGTGCAATTTAGCTTGTCTAAcgtgttttttaatgtttctaaAGCCGTTAACATTGGATTTCAAGAAGTAACGGCCAGGTCGGACCGTGTTAAGTGCGTGGCACAGCACCCTATGGAGCATTGGCTGCTGTGTTCAATACCCCCATATTGAACGTCCATATATGGAATTATGAAACACACACATAGGTCAAAAGATCTGAGTTAAGGTACCCAAACATTGTTATAAATGAATTGTCATAGTGCTTCTAACTCCTTTAGTATGTTAGGGCTGTGTTCAAAGAAGTTGCGATCTATGTTCATAAGCttaataaagcaatattattattttgacggccgattggcacagtttgtagcgaccctgcattctgagcccaaggccgtgggttcgattcccactactggaaaatgtttgtgtgatgagcatgaatgtttttcagtatctgggtgtttaaatgtatattataagtatttatgtatatcattcataaagatattcatcggCGAATTACAGAACAACCTCCAAAACTTATAGACCGAACATTAAGTCCGACATCACCGTCAATAACACAGGACTTAGAACAACCTGAATATCCTGCACACCAACCGGTTGCTTCTAAATCTTCTTCAAGAACACCCGATGTCGTACATCATGAATATCCCGCTGGCGAACCAGAACCTTGTGCATCATCTTCAAGAACACACAATGTCCAAAATCCTAAATTTCCCGAAGATAAACCAGAACCTTCCACATTATCTTCAGGAACACACTCAAATTCTCAATATCCTGCATACGAACCAGTTCCTTCGCTCAGAACACCAGATGTCGTACAATTTGAATATCCCGCCGGCCAACCAGCACCTTCAACATCATGGTCAGAGACACACGTTATTGAACatcctagtaataatacagaccaaCCAATACCGTCGACATTATGGGCAGAGAAACACGATATTAAACatcctagtaataatacagaccaaccaataccgtcgacatcatgggcagagacacacgatattgaacatccttgtaataatacagaccaaccaatatcgtcgacatcatgggcagagacacacgatattgaacatcctagtaataatacagacaAACCAACACcatcaacgtcatcatcatcgttaggCTCAAATAGGCGTAAAAAGGAACCAAGTTGCAGTACCTGTTTCACGGAGGCTCCTGTCTACACTCCTACGCTAGAAGAATTCTCTGTAATTTTCCAACGTGTATATGCCTATTGTCGCTATAACAACAAGAATAAAATCCGGTCTTGTGCGAGTCAGACTCGCACACGAAGAGTTTTATGAAAAGGACAATCATGTTATTAAATCGAAAATTTGGTATGGCGTCTATCttgaatttcaaatataatattatcctcATCAGCATCAAAAATTCACAAATTTCTTTTTTGCTGACAGACAATTCAAAAGCTTTGCAAAATATACCCCCCGAAACTTTAATAGAagtgtaaaaacaattattattattagtttcaatcttcacaataaaatatattcagctACACGGCTCGCTGAGCTGTGTTGGTAATTCTAGTTCTTCtagggatctcctcatttctgatttcatcTCAAAATACTCCTTAGCATAGCTATTTCCATTGCACGCTGAGTTATTCTTAGTCTTATGATGCTACTAACAAGCAccttcagatccgtaagtcatcactggcaacacgcagtGATCTTTAGGCATTGAGATATTTTGGACAAAAAGATGCCACGAAGTTAGCTGAAAGCAGAGTAGGATTCGGTATTTCACCTCTTTCTccaaattggacctacctaactcaATCATGTGTCCTTAGTATATGTACCCGCGGGGGGACGATCTACGGCAGCTCGCGTCCGTAGGATCCACCACCTCATCCTGAGGCCCACCCTACACGTGTCCCCTGGGTGGTGCTAAACGAGCAGCCTAGCTACGGGCCTCGCCTGTAGGAGGAGTAAACCTCAACGCTCAAAAATCCCTGCCCAGTGATCACTCCCAACACTGGATAGGATCCAAACCTTGCTCCCATGATCCACTTTATTTCCCAAACACCTATAACCTTATTCCTCGTACCACTCTATCCCCTTCACAAGCAAACACTCACTCAACACAGTCACACACAAACACCTCAcaaacaacacaaaaaaaaaaaaaaaaatcgtaaaaacCATGGAAGCGGATCCAAAAAATACACTACCCCAGGAGGGTACCGGACCCAGAGATGGGACCGGAGAATCCCTCTCTGCAACTCGAGCTCCAGTCGCGGACGGAACTCGGGCTGCAGGCTGCCCCTCGTATTCTGGGGGGGGCACAGAGTAAgttcttactttactttattctcttctatctctccgctttaccttaaagagcgtttttccttctctcagcatcttgtcagtctccggtcggcgaatgacaacaagcttgagattcccttatctcgctctcagcgctataacgagtcattcactgttaaagctgtaacactgtggaactcgctcccctgggaaatacgtcattccgaaaccattcacctgtttaaacatcgcttaaagaattattacttatcgatgtaattgagtagtatgtaagtttataatagcataaatatatatcacatatatctatcatagtatatataaatttatgttggtatttgtgtagttaatatgtaaatgtagtatgtatgttcatgtaagtttatattacatttctttttttttttttcttgtttttttgtaactttatgcaccatccattttccactcttttatcggcttcgtacgctcaggttgcctttaaaagatcacttttagtgataaggccgcctttgcaccctagcactaagtcctattactgttttccttgtattttccttttttttgttgtgttgcaataaagtttttctattctattctattctattatctTAAAGGAGTATGTACTAATTTTCAATTCCTTTTTAAATCCCTCCAAGTGTGTTTTAAAGgttaatacatttaatatagataaaaaaacattctgGCTGAATGCTCTTGTCATTATATCAGTGttctttttaacatttattcaaaaataggaATTGAAACCATGTTTTTGCATTATAGGTATTATAAGGGTCTTATAAGTCTTATACTATTTTGTCAGGACCATATTATATTAGTTGCCAACAGAGCATATCTAATGCTCTCTTATAACTTCGCGTTATTTTTGGTGTCTGCAATAATAGTCCAAGTGCTATAAAACTAGCActgtttcttttattataaaaaactgaaCATTTCCCTCGATTAGGGCGCATTTCCATTGGTGGATAACTTTGATGTCGAGTACCGTGTGATAGAGGCCAATGAAATTCTCCAGTTGCCCATACTAACAGCCAATGGGAATGCGCCATTAATTTGAGGGCATTTATCACAGATTGTTGTCTATTGATTCAAAATAGAATTtagatgttattaaaatttttgaatttgaattccaTTGAAGCGGTTGTCTTGGACTAAAATTGCCTCGCTGACGGGTACAGGGGCAAAGAAAAGGAATGCCACGTTACATCCAAATATGATGGAAGTCTCTCTTCGGGACGAgaattgcaaaaaataaatccgtaggagaaccaaagtccgacatagctcaaagggcTCAAAAGTGGAAGTGGGTGTTGGGGCCAACACGTTTTAGAGTGGAAACCGCAaatcggtaaacgcagtgtgAAATGACCTTCAGCCTTCTGGACAGATGATATCAGAAAGGTGTCAAGGTGTGAAAAGCATTGGTGGCACACTCTTGCTAAGACCcaattccagcagtggacactTGTAAGGTTTGATTTCGTTTCAGTGGCATTCCATCTTTGCCCCTGAACCgttgtattttatgttatttcatCTTCCTAttcctattatttatattttttaccagtatcaaaacaaatttaatttggtAAATTCAAATAACAGTGAGGTTAAATTCGCTGCACACAAACCCTAAATTAAACTGACAGGTTAAGATGTAATATCCTTTGCTCAGATGAAAATGCGTAGGAGAGAGGACACAAATATATGTATCTCTCTCTGTCAGACGCAAGTAAGgtcaaactttattttttataattatctctTTTAGTTTATCTTTGTTAAGAATACTTTCGAATTCGTGTACAGCAATTTTACCACCAGTATCTCTAATGTATTTTACCTGCATAGTGTCCTTTACAATTTTGAATAACCATGTAATTTTCTTAGCCATTAATAGGTGAACTTATCAGATTTTGAAATTATcagaaaaatatttgaaaaaaatttctCAATTGTTATTGAACGCCTAGTTTTTTCCAAATATAtgtgaaagaaatattttataatttaattgacaGATGTATTTGAGCataaatttgtttgtatagaCAATTACGAAAATACATTTTCGAGTAAGCATAATTTGGCAACGAGTAAAGTCGGATTTCTGTTATTGTCACATTCTAACcttgattatttttgaaaaaaaaaacaatgataagTATTAAAAAGGTGTGTGGCTGAACAAGACTGacttatattttcaaaaaaatctgGACACTATgaaggtaataaatataaaatttttggttatataataaaacatattaccCGGATAAGTGGAACTTAAATTGTAAGTTACCTTCAAAATTATATCTTCAGAAAGGCTGGGGCTCCTCCTGCTTCACTCCCATCTCTCGAAGCAGGTCTTCGATTCTTTCTGGAATCCGTCCCTGGTCGAGCTCGTTGTTCCATTGATAGtactgaaaaaagaaaataagaataaCGTGGATTCTTTGGATTCGGTGGGTCGGGTCTACTTAAAAGTAATCATAGTCATCATATCAttccattatcggcccactaaagagcacggttctcctcccataatgagaaggggttaaggccgtagtccaccaagctggcccagtgcggattggtggactcctcacagCTTTAAgaccattatggagagctctcaggatACAGGTcacctcgcgatgttttccttcaccgttgaagcatgtgatattttgataacttaaaacgcacataaattagaacagttagaggtgcgtgctgggattcgaactcgtccccccgaaattgaagtcgaagtacCAAAAGCCGATCTCCGCTTACCTcgtataagtttttattattttttcaactacaggttagcctttgagtgcaatctcacatggtggtaagtgacgatgcagtctaagatggtagcgggctacctgttagggagcaagggagcatggtagtcataactaagcggtttctacacgacatcgtaccggaacactaaatcgctttgcggtacgtctttgtcggtaactagccagaccagaccagagaaaattcaaaaataaaaaaaagcctaaattgcccctgccgggaatcgaaccagggtcCTCCGTACTTAAATTcacggcgctcaccgttgcgccagggaggtcgtcaccCGTCAAGGGTGTTAATGAAATGTAAGTGTTTGCAAATAAAGTTAAACTTACTTTCTCGAGCTCTTTTCTCAGTGATAGAACGGAGCGTTCGCGGTCTGCCACGAGTTCCTCTAGATATTGGTAGCGCAACTTCTTCCGAGCACGGCATTCGCGAGCCGACTTTCTGCTTCTTTCTGAAATGATCACGAATTGTTTTTATAGTTGAACTTCTTTTGAATCATTGTCGTTTGAAACTCGATAAAACGAGAACGATGAAGTAATAAACACATAAATGCAGACACGGGTGAACACCCCCACATGATAAcggtttagtccaccacgctggcgcagtgcggattggtggactccacacgccttttgagaacattatggagaactctcggacgctagacgctgtgtatgccttatcataggaccaaattttataagcgttcgtttagcgtacgagctgtggaacagtggaatgcgcttccattgagcatacgacgatccaaatcactggcgatatttaaaagagcagttaaggcccattatattgttaacgactattaatagtatgtatatacttactcatttattgtatgttatagtatttaaatatgtaagtgttgttattatatatattagtttatttttatttattaattatattatttaatttttatctttttgtgtacactagtttatgtattagcatgtagttattcgcatgtatgtattttaatatttgtaccaccagcagtctattctcctcttcttttttttttctaattctaaggttgcctggcagagatcgctattaagcgataaggccgccttttgtattactacttctttcgatatgtttctgtttttgttatattttaaatatgttaatgttgtggtatacaaataaagagtttaataataataataatatatcactgAAACTGATTCTAAAACTAGttcctaaatattaattttcctGGAACTCCCTACTGTCCAATTCTGAGCAGAGTTCCTAAGCTGACAGGGCGCGCGAGCTTTAATTGAATCTATAACGAGCACGTTGTCAGCCGCCGGAGTCAAGTCTGGAATAACATTAGATAAGATATTATATTGAATCCTAGCCCACTGGCTCAGCAACACCAATCCTGATATTGCGAATCTACATTAAATAATCGTAGGTTTGTTAGTTTGATTTTTGCAAAGAGAAAACTTGTTTATGAGCCGGAAAAATCCATAGTTACTTGGGGTTAGATCTACAATATAATTCATATATACTAGAATTTTCCTTTCAAAACAAAGGCATAGTTTTGGCATATAACGCTTCCTTATCGTCTTTACCGAGAAATTCATTACAATAatccaattaaattaaaaatatcattagatCCATTATTTTTGAGAAATGAGATTTTATCACCAGACGAGGCAATAagttagtatttataaaatttaataagcacTAGAAACATTATGCAACTAAATTGGCTTTAAATTTGGTTCCAAATTCATGTGGATTCACTGCATGAACATTCTGAGCAAAGTTCCTAAACGGGGCAGCTCACGTGAGATTTAATTGAATCTTTAACGAGCGCGTTGTCCGCTGCCGGTTTCGAGTCGAGTACCTAtattatcttttccccttgccatAGCACTATCGTGGATATATttcccccgcccatagcatgggaaaaaatgaaaggggaaaaactatccttttttaacattttgaagagacaattttatccccgtccttagacgtgggtttaaaattctgtcaacgaattaaagtcgaaaaaaacatgtctcgtgctttctggggctcttattattcaagtgaaatggagaaatctgaacgaaaattacaccggcgatctatacgtgacgccagtaatccgttcgaatttcccgatgccgagttccaacacttgtttcggatgggtaaaaattgtgtgctgtactTGTGCGAGGAGCTTAATGAGGCACTAaaaccactaaatgctgtcgatggactaccagtgcacataaaagtaagttgttattaagtacgtAAAATCACCTTGCGCAAAGACTTAATCTATATGtgaacgtaggtttaaaaaagcatggctaatcactttttgtctaggttctcacatctttaaggctcttagcggacggtagttatcagcggggGACAGGCCAAGACCATGGGatggctgttgctcaaacaacagtcagcaaataCCTGACCAAGttactggagctattgtcagAATGTGAGTATATACCTatacttacttcctaataattctcattagaATTGTAGAAGATCCATCCTGTTCAGTGTGTGTTCAGTGAGTGCAGTGAGGTGgtaactagttttcactttatagctgagtgccccttgtacgtgttggtaagatgggaactacaaggtaaggatagaataagtgaagaagacctagcaaacctcaccttaggggatattgttgttgtgtctcaaacatggggaatagggggaatggtccttacataggactgaccacccgtctggcaatggcaggcgtcccctcatCAAATAGAtacatacttactttaataattaaagtattagccagtacttagtacttcagtattagcacatagcaaagatattcaatggtactttaattctttttaatttcattttagactaatgccaCTTTATGAGGATTATAATATCATGATATAGGTGTAAACACACAACCCCTTTATGGACGCGAGCGGTTAAATAGAAGCGttatattgctatttaaaaactaaaccgggcaaagaactaggtagggtcatttcgcctgtttgcgtccacttagtggagtcgttaggtttgaacgtgaaaaaaaaaatgtccgtgcggtagtttttaatcaaatatggttgtaatgtagtccctatatagtcttgtcaagtttaatgcacagttttggacaacgcatctgatgttttattctacacaggtacaaatagctgaaacaggcgattttcccattttgcgtccacaaaatccagattgcgtccgcctgtggaccaattggcgtccacctgtttagaaataattaggaagggaaataggaaataaaaagggaagcttgtgattttaatcaaaacatttatttaatacctaattgctgatatcataaaagttaacataaattgcacttcaggatatttttttttctcctccaactaactccattaatagattcactattatttcgaatatcatgtcgatggctttatacgattctattttaccatttcggtacaaagcctttaaaattggccaagtgcgaatcggactcgcgcgttccgtgttttattttatttttaaatatttattgttatagcggcaatagaaatacatcatccatgaaaatttcaactgtcttactatcacgattaatgagctacagcctggtgacagacgaacagcgaagtctaagtactgggttcctgtttttaccctttgggtaaggaaccctaaaaatggaacaaaattcaaatattggcaaatacataaaatcattttcgtataataattgtatatttttaggttaggtaggttataaagagtatatttaaataaaattatatgaattttactctattattttcgtgtgataaaaagatggacgtaaaatgttatagggtttctaatgtaggaaaactgtgcgtccaagtctgatttttgacattcattatctttttttatatttctaataatatggacgcaaatcggccatcatattatgcatgttaatgttgtta
This window harbors:
- the LOC120636794 gene encoding REPTOR-binding partner-like, which gives rise to KQFVIISERSRKSARECRARKKLRYQYLEELVADRERSVLSLRKELEKYYQWNNELDQGRIPERIEDLLREMGVKQEEPQPF